A window of the Ammoniphilus oxalaticus genome harbors these coding sequences:
- the uvrC gene encoding excinuclease ABC subunit UvrC, which produces MGLIKDKLALLPEKPGCYLMKNAENKVIYVGKAKVLRNRVRSYFTGSHDSKTQHLVSEIADFEYIVTRSNSEAMLLECNLIKQHHPRFNVLLKDDKTYPFIRITNDQHPRLEVTRQVERDGSKYYGPYANAGAAAQTKNLLDKLYPLRKCKNIPKQVCLYYHIDQCLAPCEYEVSDDVNKEMVDEIHRFLNGGHGEIRERLVSKMMDASDRLEFEQAKEYRDQIEAIDALMVKQQVTFTDQIDRDIFAYAADKGWMCVQVFHVRAGKLIERNVAMFPYYAEEEADFMSYVAQFYYDDQVAPKEIFLPVGADAETLEQWLNVKVFVPRRGEKKKLVDLAYENARIALEEKFQLIARDHSRTTQAVVNLGNLLGIGTPYRIEAFDNSNIQGTDPVSAMVVFTDGEPDKREYRKYKIRTVIGPDDYESMREVVRRRYTRALREKLPLPDLIVIDGGKGQISAAVDVLENELGLYIPVCGLAKDERHRTAELLLGDPPRDVDIARDSHEFYLLQRIQDEVHRFAITFHRQTRGKSMLYSQLDDIKGIGPKRKQLLLKHFGSIKKMKEASVEEYRKLGIGDKLAAEVLKKLRAE; this is translated from the coding sequence ATGGGCTTGATTAAAGATAAGCTAGCGCTGCTTCCTGAAAAGCCGGGTTGTTATTTAATGAAGAACGCCGAAAACAAAGTGATCTATGTCGGTAAGGCGAAAGTGCTAAGAAATCGTGTCCGATCTTACTTTACAGGCAGTCACGATAGTAAGACGCAACACCTTGTTAGCGAGATTGCCGATTTTGAATATATTGTAACGAGAAGTAACTCTGAGGCGATGTTGCTGGAGTGTAACTTGATCAAGCAGCATCATCCCCGTTTTAATGTGTTGTTAAAGGACGATAAAACATATCCTTTTATTCGGATTACAAATGATCAACACCCAAGATTGGAAGTTACCCGTCAAGTTGAACGCGACGGTTCTAAGTATTACGGTCCGTACGCCAATGCCGGGGCAGCGGCGCAAACGAAAAATTTACTAGATAAATTGTATCCCTTACGTAAATGCAAAAACATACCGAAACAAGTTTGTTTATATTATCATATTGATCAATGTCTCGCTCCCTGTGAATACGAAGTGAGTGATGATGTGAATAAAGAGATGGTCGATGAAATTCACCGCTTTTTGAATGGGGGTCACGGAGAAATCCGTGAGCGGTTGGTCTCAAAGATGATGGATGCTTCGGATCGACTCGAGTTTGAACAAGCAAAAGAATACCGTGACCAAATCGAAGCGATCGATGCGTTGATGGTCAAGCAGCAGGTTACGTTTACAGATCAAATTGATCGTGATATTTTTGCTTACGCGGCCGATAAAGGCTGGATGTGTGTGCAAGTCTTCCATGTTCGAGCAGGTAAATTAATCGAGCGCAATGTCGCGATGTTTCCTTACTACGCAGAAGAAGAAGCCGATTTTATGTCCTATGTCGCTCAGTTTTATTATGATGATCAGGTGGCGCCGAAAGAGATCTTTTTACCGGTAGGGGCTGATGCCGAGACGTTGGAACAATGGTTGAACGTAAAGGTATTTGTTCCAAGACGAGGGGAAAAGAAAAAACTAGTTGATTTGGCGTACGAGAATGCTCGGATCGCGCTTGAAGAGAAGTTTCAATTAATCGCCCGAGATCATTCAAGAACGACACAAGCTGTTGTTAATTTGGGGAACTTGCTCGGAATTGGAACGCCGTATCGTATCGAAGCTTTTGATAATTCTAACATTCAAGGAACAGATCCCGTTTCAGCGATGGTTGTATTTACGGATGGCGAGCCAGATAAAAGGGAATACCGTAAGTATAAAATTAGGACGGTGATCGGTCCGGATGACTATGAATCGATGCGCGAGGTCGTGCGTAGAAGGTATACGCGAGCGCTTCGCGAGAAATTGCCATTGCCTGATCTGATTGTGATTGATGGCGGGAAAGGGCAAATATCGGCGGCGGTAGATGTATTGGAAAACGAATTGGGGCTTTATATCCCCGTATGCGGGTTGGCTAAAGATGAGCGGCATCGGACCGCGGAGTTGTTATTAGGCGATCCCCCGCGCGATGTTGACATTGCGCGGGATAGCCATGAATTTTATTTATTGCAACGTATTCAAGATGAGGTGCACCGTTTCGCGATTACGTTCCACCGACAAACTCGCGGTAAATCGATGCTCTATTCTCAGCTCGATGATATCAAAGGGATTGGGCCAAAGAGAAAGCAATTACTGCTCAAGCATTTTGGTTCGATTAAAAAAATGAAAGAAGCAAGCGTTGAGGAATATCGAAAATTGGGAATCGGCGATAAGCTTGCGGCTGAAGTATTGAAAAAGTTGCGGGCGGAATAA
- a CDS encoding helix-turn-helix domain-containing protein has protein sequence MEGNEQKSKPLLTNREREVFELLVQDKTTREIAKQLFISEKTVRNHISNVMQKLGVKGRAQAVVELLKVGELRFPE, from the coding sequence TTGGAGGGAAACGAGCAAAAGTCTAAGCCTTTACTAACCAATCGTGAAAGAGAAGTATTTGAATTATTAGTACAAGATAAGACGACGAGAGAAATTGCAAAACAACTGTTTATCAGTGAGAAGACAGTTCGCAACCACATCAGCAATGTTATGCAAAAACTTGGCGTTAAAGGTAGGGCGCAAGCAGTTGTCGAATTATTGAAAGTCGGAGAACTTCGTTTTCCTGAATAA
- the sdhB gene encoding succinate dehydrogenase iron-sulfur subunit, which produces MPEKTVTLIITRQDDPESAPYKEEFKISSRQNMNVIGALMEIQRAPVNSKGSKVTPVIWDSNCLEEVCGACSMIINGKPRQACTALIDQLEQPIRLAPMNTFPVMRDLVIDREFMFDSLKRVQAWIPIDGTHDLGPGPRMPEADRQWAYELSKCMTCGVCLEACPNVNTGSPFIGPAAISQVRLFNEHPTGKMNAHERLEGLMGRGGITECGNSQNCVQSCPKGIPLTTSIAAMNRETTKHSIKKFFGN; this is translated from the coding sequence ATGCCAGAAAAAACAGTTACATTGATTATCACGCGTCAAGATGACCCGGAAAGCGCTCCTTACAAAGAGGAGTTTAAAATTTCAAGTCGACAAAATATGAACGTGATCGGGGCCTTGATGGAAATTCAACGGGCCCCTGTCAATTCTAAAGGGTCAAAAGTGACACCTGTTATCTGGGATTCCAATTGCCTTGAAGAAGTTTGCGGCGCTTGCTCAATGATCATTAACGGGAAGCCACGGCAGGCTTGCACAGCTTTAATTGATCAGTTGGAACAGCCGATTCGTTTAGCGCCGATGAACACGTTCCCAGTGATGCGGGATTTGGTAATCGATCGCGAGTTCATGTTTGATTCGCTTAAACGAGTCCAAGCTTGGATTCCGATCGATGGAACACATGATCTTGGTCCTGGACCGCGCATGCCGGAAGCAGATCGCCAATGGGCATACGAACTCTCCAAATGCATGACTTGCGGTGTCTGTTTAGAAGCTTGTCCTAATGTAAATACGGGTTCGCCTTTTATTGGTCCTGCCGCGATTTCTCAAGTGCGACTATTTAATGAACATCCGACCGGGAAAATGAATGCGCATGAACGCTTAGAAGGGTTAATGGGCAGAGGCGGCATTACCGAATGTGGAAATTCGCAAAACTGTGTGCAATCTTGCCCGAAAGGTATTCCATTAACGACGTCGATCGCGGCGATGAATCGGGAGACGACGAAGCATAGTATTAAGAAGTTTTTTGGTAACTAG
- a CDS encoding DUF350 domain-containing protein encodes MIELFDLVNVAIGVVLIIAIMLVGVFIFGRLTKFNDLEEIQKGNEAAGMYLGSKLLGLSIIVAMVSYNSLSWLSMISWSVIGMVILSLVYLLFEFLTPKFKVSDEIAQGNKAVARLLGAVIIGTSVVLGTVLM; translated from the coding sequence ATGATTGAGTTGTTTGATTTAGTCAACGTAGCGATCGGAGTTGTGTTAATTATAGCGATTATGTTAGTCGGTGTATTCATATTTGGTAGGCTGACTAAATTTAATGATCTAGAGGAAATTCAGAAAGGGAACGAAGCGGCAGGGATGTATTTGGGCAGTAAATTGCTTGGATTATCGATTATCGTGGCGATGGTTTCGTATAACAGTCTTTCCTGGCTGTCAATGATTAGCTGGTCCGTGATTGGAATGGTTATTTTATCACTTGTTTATTTATTATTTGAATTTTTAACCCCTAAATTTAAAGTGAGCGATGAAATCGCGCAAGGGAATAAAGCAGTGGCTCGATTGTTAGGGGCTGTTATTATCGGAACATCGGTCGTGCTCGGGACCGTGCTTATGTAA
- the sdhA gene encoding succinate dehydrogenase flavoprotein subunit, protein MSKVIIVGGGLAGLMAAIKCAEAGTPVELFSIVPVKRSHSVCAQGGINGAVNTKGEGDSPWEHFDDTIYGGDFLANQPPVKAMTEAAPGIIYMFDRMGVMFNRTPEGLIDFRRFGGTQHHRTAFSGATTGQQLLYALDEQVRRYEVKGLVTKYEHWEFTSIIQDDEGTCRGIVAQNLRSMEFKTFRSDAVILATGGPGIVYGKSTNSVINTGAAASAAYRQGAYYANGEFIQIHPTAIPGDDKLRLMSESARGEGGRVWTYKDGKPWYFLEEKYPAYGNLVPRDIATREIFSVCVDQKMGINGENMVYLDLSHMNPRDLDIKLGGIIDIYEKFMGEDPRKVPMKIFPAVHYSMGGLWVDYDQQTNIKGLFAAGECDYSQHGANRLGANSLLSAVYGGMVAGPKAIEYINGLSRSAADLSSSVFDQQLKRDQQQYDEILKMDGSENAYLIHQELGEWMTDNVTVVRFNDRLQKTDDKILELMERYKRINVSDSAKWNNQSATFTRQLWNMLELARVITIGALKRDESRGAHYKPDFPDRNDEQFLKTTIAAWSAEGPQIHYEDIDTSLLEPRKRDYTTKKGAAQ, encoded by the coding sequence ATGAGCAAAGTCATCATTGTTGGTGGAGGATTGGCCGGGTTAATGGCGGCGATTAAATGCGCGGAAGCAGGGACGCCAGTTGAGTTGTTTTCCATCGTCCCTGTCAAGCGATCTCACTCCGTGTGCGCCCAAGGCGGAATAAATGGCGCGGTGAATACGAAAGGGGAAGGCGACTCTCCTTGGGAACACTTCGATGATACGATTTACGGCGGCGATTTCCTAGCAAATCAGCCGCCGGTAAAGGCGATGACTGAGGCAGCCCCAGGGATTATTTATATGTTCGATCGAATGGGCGTCATGTTCAATCGGACGCCTGAAGGGTTGATCGACTTCAGACGTTTCGGAGGCACACAACACCACCGAACGGCGTTTTCAGGGGCGACGACAGGACAACAATTGTTGTATGCGTTGGATGAGCAAGTCCGCCGTTATGAGGTGAAGGGGCTTGTGACAAAGTATGAACATTGGGAGTTTACATCCATTATTCAAGATGATGAAGGAACGTGTCGCGGCATTGTCGCTCAAAACTTGCGTTCTATGGAATTTAAAACGTTTCGTTCGGATGCGGTAATACTGGCGACAGGCGGTCCCGGCATCGTCTATGGGAAATCAACAAACTCTGTCATTAATACCGGGGCTGCGGCTTCGGCCGCCTATCGGCAAGGCGCTTATTACGCGAACGGCGAATTTATTCAAATTCATCCAACGGCGATTCCGGGAGATGATAAACTACGCTTGATGAGCGAATCCGCGCGCGGAGAGGGCGGACGTGTTTGGACATATAAAGATGGAAAGCCGTGGTACTTCTTAGAGGAAAAATACCCCGCTTATGGAAATCTTGTGCCGCGCGATATCGCTACGCGAGAAATATTTTCTGTCTGTGTTGACCAAAAAATGGGCATTAACGGCGAAAATATGGTTTACCTTGATTTATCTCATATGAATCCGCGTGATCTGGACATTAAGCTTGGTGGAATTATTGATATTTATGAAAAGTTTATGGGTGAGGATCCGAGGAAAGTGCCGATGAAAATATTCCCCGCCGTGCACTATTCGATGGGCGGTCTATGGGTTGACTATGACCAACAGACGAATATTAAAGGGTTGTTCGCGGCTGGCGAATGTGATTATTCTCAACATGGGGCAAACCGCTTAGGGGCTAATTCATTGCTTTCGGCTGTTTATGGAGGAATGGTGGCTGGACCGAAAGCGATTGAATATATAAATGGTTTAAGTCGATCGGCGGCTGATTTGTCTAGCTCAGTTTTTGATCAACAATTAAAGCGGGATCAGCAGCAATATGACGAAATTTTAAAGATGGACGGCAGTGAGAATGCTTATTTGATCCATCAAGAGCTAGGGGAATGGATGACTGATAATGTTACAGTTGTGCGATTTAATGACCGTCTTCAAAAAACGGACGATAAGATTTTAGAGTTGATGGAGCGTTATAAGAGGATTAATGTGAGCGATAGCGCCAAATGGAACAACCAATCGGCAACATTTACTCGTCAACTATGGAACATGTTGGAGTTAGCCCGTGTGATTACGATCGGCGCTTTAAAACGTGATGAAAGCCGCGGGGCTCATTATAAACCTGATTTTCCAGACAGAAATGATGAACAGTTTCTAAAGACAACGATAGCCGCATGGTCCGCCGAAGGACCGCAAATCCATTATGAAGATATTGATACTTCTTTGCTGGAGCCTCGTAAGCGGGATTACACGACGAAGAAGGGGGCGGCGCAGTAA
- a CDS encoding succinate dehydrogenase cytochrome b558 subunit — protein MATNRHFFNRKLHSLLGVIPVGGFLILHLYTNFLASYGKERFTAQVKIMESIPFLIIVEVVFIFLPLLYHAIYGLYIALQAKHNVMNYGYFRNVLFFLQRATGILTLIFISWHVWQTRVQIAIGNVQPEGFYDLMVGVFQMPGMIAVYVIGLLAATFHFSNGLWSFLVSWGITVGPRSQRISTYACLGFFVILSYLGLMAMFAFINPVEIAAVING, from the coding sequence ATGGCGACGAACCGACACTTTTTTAATCGGAAGCTCCATTCGTTACTGGGGGTTATTCCAGTGGGAGGGTTTTTGATACTCCATTTATACACCAACTTTTTAGCGTCTTACGGAAAAGAACGCTTTACAGCTCAAGTTAAGATAATGGAGAGCATTCCCTTTCTGATCATTGTAGAGGTCGTTTTCATTTTTCTTCCCCTACTTTATCACGCTATTTACGGTTTGTATATCGCATTGCAAGCGAAACACAATGTCATGAATTATGGTTACTTTCGTAACGTATTATTTTTTTTACAGCGGGCTACTGGGATTTTAACTCTAATCTTTATTAGTTGGCATGTCTGGCAAACACGTGTGCAAATTGCGATTGGAAATGTGCAACCGGAGGGATTTTATGACTTGATGGTTGGTGTATTTCAAATGCCAGGGATGATTGCCGTGTATGTCATCGGTCTGCTTGCTGCCACGTTTCACTTTAGTAATGGGTTGTGGTCGTTCCTCGTTTCATGGGGGATTACGGTTGGACCAAGATCGCAAAGGATTTCTACATACGCCTGTCTTGGCTTTTTCGTCATTTTGTCTTATCTTGGCTTGATGGCGATGTTCGCATTTATTAACCCCGTAGAGATAGCAGCAGTAATCAATGGATAG
- a CDS encoding DUF2507 domain-containing protein, whose product MRQSFAVSSLFKERILLPPESVSNSSLGYLFFREKLLELVLGDSETHILYWVGKELGNSLDILVTEEIEDIFLQLDLGQVHITQQTANLVKYRISHHRFNLLPPSRLEKTCYLEAGFIAGAFEKVTSYYCAAHVTLQENKDQVDVLIEVAIDRAKNLAT is encoded by the coding sequence ATGAGACAAAGCTTTGCCGTTTCTTCTCTATTTAAAGAACGTATCCTACTTCCTCCTGAAAGCGTGTCGAACTCATCGCTTGGATATTTATTTTTTAGAGAGAAACTTCTAGAGCTTGTGTTAGGAGATAGCGAAACACATATTTTGTACTGGGTGGGAAAAGAGCTGGGGAATTCTCTTGATATTTTAGTTACCGAAGAAATTGAAGATATTTTTCTTCAGCTTGATCTTGGACAAGTACATATCACACAACAAACAGCCAACTTAGTGAAATATCGGATCTCGCACCATCGATTTAATTTGTTGCCGCCCTCTCGCTTAGAAAAAACATGTTATTTAGAAGCCGGGTTCATTGCGGGGGCCTTTGAAAAAGTAACATCCTACTATTGCGCCGCTCATGTTACATTACAAGAAAATAAAGATCAGGTTGACGTCTTGATCGAAGTGGCAATTGATCGAGCAAAAAATTTAGCCACTTAA
- a CDS encoding glutathionylspermidine synthase family protein, whose product MRKVKALPLSHNELFSGELGAKIPYHRMYDQEYCVPAITVFSKKEIELLENASKKVDKIFQKTLRFTQRYLPDPALVNQLGVHPALIANARMEVPYHGVSRQDWIIQPDGIKLIENNTDTPTGIPETAYLAGAIVERVGGMINPSEAMDEQIRKSFATLIQYYRQCGFTGQIVFSCYDWHEEDACNTTHLMNLARQAGYPAIFAPLDKLEVVPNVGLFYEGEQVDIWYRLYPLEYLVHDTDEDGFETGRAILDLIEQKKLAIINPVQSIITQSKGFMALIWSLYEKNDQLPSLWNTGAPFFTDEECETIANYLLPTYFEDTYFRENKVAWVSKAFFGREGKGTLLFDEQGAPSKVSWEHELDDEEALATRDYYSSQPRIYQKRIKQERMEIPTEEGQFNGYLLIGSFVIGGVFAGILPRVGGEVTGNLAYFIPAGIEENGGAI is encoded by the coding sequence ATGAGAAAAGTTAAAGCATTGCCGCTCAGTCACAATGAATTGTTTTCGGGTGAACTAGGCGCCAAAATTCCATATCATCGCATGTATGATCAAGAATATTGTGTGCCTGCGATAACCGTGTTTTCTAAAAAAGAAATAGAATTATTGGAGAACGCATCGAAAAAAGTAGATAAAATATTTCAAAAGACGCTCCGGTTTACGCAGCGTTATTTGCCTGATCCCGCGCTCGTTAATCAATTAGGTGTTCATCCCGCCTTAATTGCGAACGCTCGCATGGAAGTTCCTTATCATGGGGTGTCGAGGCAGGATTGGATTATTCAGCCGGACGGGATAAAGTTAATTGAAAATAATACCGATACGCCAACAGGGATTCCAGAAACGGCATACCTTGCGGGAGCCATCGTTGAGCGAGTTGGTGGAATGATCAATCCATCGGAAGCAATGGATGAGCAAATTCGTAAATCGTTCGCAACGCTAATTCAATATTATCGTCAATGCGGGTTTACGGGACAGATTGTTTTTTCATGTTATGATTGGCATGAAGAGGACGCATGCAATACGACACATTTAATGAATTTAGCCCGTCAAGCGGGATATCCCGCTATTTTTGCTCCATTAGACAAATTAGAAGTAGTACCGAATGTTGGGTTGTTTTACGAAGGGGAGCAGGTTGATATTTGGTATCGACTGTATCCGTTAGAATATTTAGTTCATGACACAGATGAGGATGGCTTTGAAACTGGTCGAGCTATTCTCGATTTGATTGAGCAAAAAAAGCTGGCAATTATTAATCCAGTCCAAAGCATTATTACCCAATCGAAGGGATTTATGGCCTTAATTTGGTCTTTGTATGAAAAGAATGATCAGCTTCCTAGCTTATGGAACACTGGCGCTCCTTTTTTTACGGATGAAGAATGCGAGACCATTGCCAATTATTTGTTACCTACTTATTTTGAAGATACTTATTTTCGTGAAAATAAAGTTGCGTGGGTTTCTAAAGCTTTTTTTGGAAGGGAAGGGAAAGGGACGTTGCTTTTTGATGAACAAGGCGCACCGAGCAAGGTTAGCTGGGAACATGAGCTAGATGATGAAGAGGCCCTGGCAACGAGGGATTATTACAGCAGTCAACCGCGGATCTATCAAAAACGAATCAAGCAGGAAAGAATGGAAATACCGACGGAAGAAGGCCAATTCAACGGGTATTTACTGATCGGATCGTTTGTGATCGGTGGCGTTTTTGCGGGTATTTTGCCGCGTGTCGGGGGAGAAGTGACAGGTAATTTAGCGTACTTTATTCCAGCTGGGATCGAGGAAAATGGAGGTGCTATATGA